The DNA window TTTCAAACTATTAACTCGAGTTACATGCTCCAGGTAATTCACATCCATTGAGGGATCATAGCACCTGAAGCTGTTCTTGCCGTCTTTTTTGGCGCGGTACATCGCGGTGTCCGCATTCTTCAGCAGATCTTCAACATCCGTCGCATCGGAGGGATAGAGACAGATGCCGATGCTGGTGGTTACAAAAAGATCATATTCCTCGGCCTGAAAGGGCTGTGAAATTGATTCCAATATTTTGTGCGCGACTTTAATCGCATCTTGTTCTTGAGAAATTCTGTTCAGAATAATTGTAAATTCGTCCCCGCCCCAACGGGATACCGTGTCGCTTTGACGGAGACATTTTTTCAGACGTTCGGCGGCCATTTTTAATAAATAATCACCGGTACTGTGGCCCAGCTTATCATTAATAGCTTTAAAACCATCCAGGTCGAGGAACAGAATTGCAAAGACGTTCTTGTGCCTTTTCGAATGTAATATCGCCTGATGCAAGCGGTCATAAAATAGTTGTCGGTTGGGAAGTTTGGTGAGGTTATCGCGATAGGCTAAAAACCGCTCGGCCACCCGTGCAGCTTTCAATTCGCGCAAAAGCTGATGCCGCTCGAGAGCGTGACGAATCGAGCGAATGAGGAGTTGCTGCTCAAATTGTCCTTTAACCAGATAATCCTGCGCCCCTGCCTTAACTGCTTGAGTCGCAAGGTCATCATCCTCGTTTGCGGTTAAAACAATAATAGGGATTTCAGGCCAGGTCGTGTTTATTTGTTCAAAGGTCTCAAAACCGTGACTGTCCTGAAGGCTCAGATCTACCAGGATAATATCAAACTTATTCTCGGATAAAAGCTTAAGACCGTCTTCCAATCGTTGGACGTTTTCTAATTTTATGTTGGCGGATTTGTCTTCGGCGATGTATTCTCGAAGCAGAGCAAAATCGCCCGGGTCATCTTCGAAAAGGAGCATTTTGATAGGACTGTCATGCATGAGTCGGCAGCCTTACAACTGTAAACCAAAAATTTTCGATGGCTTGAATGACCTCTGTGTACTGTTCTAACCCAACTGGTTTGGTCACATAGCAATTGCAGCCAAGTCGGGACGCACTGCATTGGCGTAACCACTCTGTTTCCGTAAATAGCCAAAGGCCTCAACCCCGTCATTTACGACCGTTAGGTTCATCTTTAATTTGGATTCTACTAAGGCTTCCCGGGTTAATTCCACATCCCCTGTATCAGCCTCAACTAAGAGGACTTCAATGGCTGAAAGTGTCATATAGGTTCAGACGAAGCCATTTCGGCTGAGTCCGCCCAGGGAAAGGGTGTTGCTTGAGACCCAAAATCAACACCTAATAAATTAAGCAGAAAAGGCAACGCGCAAATTGCAGCGACCGTCCAAATAAATGATTTTGGAAACTCACTATCAGCAAACTTTAATTGGGACATTTCCATTTAAAATCTAAGTTTCTTAAAAAAATAATCTACACAAGATATAAATCGCAACTAAAATGCCTAATTAAAAAACATATACATAAATTATAGAATCTCAATATTACTCGTTTGGAATGGTAAAATGAATTTGTGCCATAAAACCATAATCCCTTTATGATCGAGATTGAAAAATTCAGGAATTGAAACCCTACAAACTGGTTATCGTCTTTTTTTGAAAGAAAATGAGATGGGTTTTAATAAACTTTAGTAAGATTTAGAAAAGGCCGCAGGTAGGAAAAAGTTTGAAAATACAGGTTTAATAAAAGGCCTATCCAAACCTTATAAGGGAAGAAACAACTAGGCTCTTATTAAGAAAGGAAAATTATCCGGTAAATTCCTCCATCTTTTTTGCCAGTTCAAAATCCCAGGTACTGATGCCCCCCAGATCGTGCGTGGATAAGTCAACTGTGACCTTGTTGTAAACGTTGAACCATTCCGGATGGTGATTCATGGCTTCGGCTGCTAAAGCTGTTTTGGTCATAAATCCGAATGCTTCCACAAAAGATTGAAATTGGAAATTTTTGTGCAGTTTTCCGTTCTCAATATTCCAGCCGGATAATTGCGCAAGATTTTCTTGAATTTCCGAATCACTGAGTTTTTTTCTTTCGGTCATTTTTAAATTCCTTAAATCATAAGACCTTGCAGGTTTTAAAACCTGCAGGGTCTGGTGCAGTAGCGGTGCAGGGACTCGAACCCCGGACACGTGGATTATGATTCCACTGCTCTAGCCGACTGAGCTACACCGCCAGGTTATTGTATTAATATAAATTAAATATTCTATATGTTTAGCATGAAAAACCAAATTTCACAATTTTTTCACAATCACTTTTTTGATTTCTACGATAGAAGCCGATCAATATTTTTGGTTCGCGTTAACGGAGTCTTCCAACTCTTCTGTAGCGGCTTGACGTATTCAATATACCAATCCGCGAATTCAGAAAAAGTAGGATCCTTCAGTACTCCAGAAACCTTACCAACCTGGGCAAG is part of the candidate division KSB1 bacterium genome and encodes:
- a CDS encoding EAL domain-containing protein, translated to MHDSPIKMLLFEDDPGDFALLREYIAEDKSANIKLENVQRLEDGLKLLSENKFDIILVDLSLQDSHGFETFEQINTTWPEIPIIVLTANEDDDLATQAVKAGAQDYLVKGQFEQQLLIRSIRHALERHQLLRELKAARVAERFLAYRDNLTKLPNRQLFYDRLHQAILHSKRHKNVFAILFLDLDGFKAINDKLGHSTGDYLLKMAAERLKKCLRQSDTVSRWGGDEFTIILNRISQEQDAIKVAHKILESISQPFQAEEYDLFVTTSIGICLYPSDATDVEDLLKNADTAMYRAKKDGKNSFRCYDPSMDVNYLEHVTRVNSLKKAIEGDELEAFYQPQVNLNTKKIAGVEAFVRWRHPNLGLIPPSQFMPLAEETGLILQIDEWMLRQACAQNKRWQDEGLPAIRVSVNLSDRTFREPEVQQTLNRILEETGLEAKYLVLEITENDAMQNVEKTVERLKKFKDIGVQIALHQFGTGTSSLSCLKRLPKDMLKIDRSFVKGLNENEEDRTITKGITALAHSLDLKVIAEGVETKEQLSFLLIPGCDEVQGYLISRPVPSGELTELLKSGWQMDGSGQEPIVVDVESVEAAA
- a CDS encoding 4a-hydroxytetrahydrobiopterin dehydratase; the encoded protein is MTERKKLSDSEIQENLAQLSGWNIENGKLHKNFQFQSFVEAFGFMTKTALAAEAMNHHPEWFNVYNKVTVDLSTHDLGGISTWDFELAKKMEEFTG